One segment of Bacteroides caecimuris DNA contains the following:
- a CDS encoding ABC transporter permease, producing the protein MSLSLFIARRIYRESDGGKQVSRPAVLIAMAGIAIGLAVMIIAVAVVIGFKSEVRNKVIGFGSHIQITNLDAASSYETHPVMVGDSMMAALAAYPEISHVQRFSTKPGMIKTDDAFQGMVLKGVGPEFDPRFMQEYLLEGEIPVFSDSVSSNQVLISKALATKMKLKLGDKIYTYYIQDDVRARRLTIAGIYQTNFSEYDNLFLLTDLNLVNRLNGWKPEQVTGVELQVKNYDKLEDTTYEIAVDTDNQQDELGGVYYVRNIEQLNPQIFAWLDLLDLNVWVILILMVGVAGFTMISGLLIIIIERTNMIGILKALGANNFTIRKTFLWFAVFLIGKGMLWGNAIGLAFCILQAQSGIFRLDPETYYVDTVPVSFNILLFLLINIGTLLAAVLMLIGPSFLITKINPASSMRYE; encoded by the coding sequence TTGTCTCTATCACTTTTCATAGCCCGGCGTATCTATCGTGAAAGCGATGGCGGAAAGCAGGTGTCACGTCCTGCGGTCCTCATTGCCATGGCGGGTATTGCTATCGGGCTGGCTGTGATGATTATTGCTGTGGCGGTGGTCATCGGGTTTAAAAGTGAAGTACGGAATAAAGTCATAGGATTCGGCTCGCATATCCAGATTACCAATCTGGATGCGGCGAGTTCTTATGAGACTCATCCGGTTATGGTAGGGGATAGCATGATGGCAGCCCTTGCCGCCTATCCTGAAATAAGTCATGTACAGCGTTTCTCTACCAAACCGGGCATGATTAAGACGGATGATGCTTTTCAGGGCATGGTGCTGAAAGGTGTCGGTCCGGAATTTGACCCTCGTTTCATGCAAGAGTATCTGCTGGAAGGCGAGATTCCCGTTTTCAGTGATTCGGTTTCCAGCAATCAAGTGCTTATCTCCAAGGCTTTGGCTACGAAGATGAAGTTGAAACTGGGAGATAAGATATATACTTATTATATACAAGACGATGTCCGTGCGCGTCGGTTGACTATTGCCGGAATTTATCAGACAAATTTCTCCGAATACGATAACCTCTTTTTATTGACTGATTTGAATCTGGTGAACCGCTTGAACGGCTGGAAACCGGAGCAGGTGACCGGGGTGGAACTTCAAGTGAAGAATTATGATAAGCTCGAAGATACAACGTATGAAATAGCGGTCGATACTGATAACCAACAGGATGAACTGGGGGGCGTGTATTATGTGCGTAACATCGAACAGTTGAATCCCCAGATATTCGCATGGCTTGATTTGTTGGACTTGAATGTGTGGGTGATTCTGATTCTGATGGTAGGCGTTGCCGGCTTTACTATGATTTCCGGGCTGCTGATTATCATTATCGAACGCACGAATATGATTGGTATCCTGAAGGCTTTGGGAGCGAATAACTTCACGATTCGCAAGACCTTCCTCTGGTTTGCTGTTTTCCTGATAGGCAAGGGCATGCTTTGGGGAAATGCTATCGGTTTGGCGTTCTGTATCCTGCAAGCCCAGTCCGGTATTTTCAGGCTCGATCCGGAGACGTATTATGTAGATACTGTCCCGGTTTCTTTCAATATCCTGCTTTTCCTTCTGATTAATATCGGTACATTACTGGCTGCCGTCTTGATGCTGATAGGTCCCTCGTTCCTGATTACCAAAATCAATCCGGCTAGCTCTATGAGATACGAATAA
- a CDS encoding dihydrodipicolinate synthase family protein: MNNYERLEGMVAATFTPMDENGDVNLSVIEKYADWIASTPIKGVFVCGTTGEFSSLTIDERKLILEKWVASAGKRFKVIAHVGSNCQRGAMELACHAEKAGADAIASIAPSFFKPGTVNELIDFFAPVCGAASGLPFYYYNMPSITGVNLPVDSFLVEGKKKISNLVGTKFTHNNLMEMGACIDLEQHKFEVLHGFDEILIAGLSMGAVAGVGSTYNYIPNVYHAIFESMKQNDVETARAWQMKSIRTVEVIIKYGGGVRGGKAIMKLIGIDCGSCRLPIKPFSVEEYDKLKGDLDAINFFDF; the protein is encoded by the coding sequence ATGAACAATTATGAAAGACTGGAAGGTATGGTTGCGGCCACCTTCACCCCAATGGATGAAAATGGGGATGTAAATTTATCTGTTATTGAAAAATATGCTGATTGGATCGCATCGACTCCTATTAAAGGGGTGTTTGTGTGTGGTACGACTGGTGAATTCTCTTCGCTGACGATTGATGAACGTAAATTAATTCTTGAAAAATGGGTTGCTTCGGCTGGTAAGCGGTTCAAAGTGATTGCCCATGTAGGTTCAAACTGCCAACGGGGCGCTATGGAACTGGCATGTCATGCAGAAAAAGCAGGAGCCGATGCCATTGCTTCAATAGCTCCGTCTTTTTTCAAACCGGGAACGGTAAATGAGTTAATTGATTTTTTTGCTCCGGTTTGCGGGGCTGCCAGTGGATTGCCTTTCTATTATTATAATATGCCGTCGATCACAGGGGTTAATTTGCCGGTAGATAGTTTTTTGGTAGAGGGCAAGAAGAAAATATCAAACTTGGTAGGTACTAAATTTACTCATAATAATCTGATGGAGATGGGGGCCTGCATCGATTTGGAACAGCATAAGTTTGAAGTTCTGCATGGCTTTGATGAGATTCTGATTGCAGGTTTATCAATGGGAGCTGTGGCAGGCGTAGGAAGTACATATAATTATATCCCTAATGTTTACCATGCTATTTTTGAGTCAATGAAGCAAAATGATGTGGAAACGGCACGTGCCTGGCAAATGAAATCTATACGTACGGTAGAAGTTATCATTAAATATGGCGGAGGCGTACGTGGAGGTAAAGCTATCATGAAATTAATAGGTATTGATTGTGGCAGTTGTCGTTTGCCAATTAAACCATTTTCAGTTGAGGAGTATGACAAATTAAAAGGTGATTTGGATGCGATAAATTTCTTCGATTTTTAG
- a CDS encoding glycosyltransferase, protein METFTFNTAELIVLSAAGILFIIQLIYYFGLYNRIHAHNKAVRKEEVHFSRELPPLSVILCVRNEAENLRKILPTILEQDYPQFEVIVVNDASTDETEDILGMMEEKYPHLYHSFTPESARYISHKKLALTLGIKASKHDWLVFTETNCMPASNQWLKLMARNFTPQTQIVLGYSGYDRTRGWLHKRTAFDTLFQSLRYLGFALAGKTYMGIGRNLAYRKELFFQQKGFSKYLNLQRGEDDLFINELATPSNTRVETDINATTRINPVYCYKEWKEEKVSYMATAKYYQGTQRYLLGFETFSRLLFYAACIIGITLGVLNLHWLAAGIALLIWLLRFILQAVIINQTAKEMGEARKYYFSLPVFDLLQPIQSLNFKLCRFFRGKGDFMRK, encoded by the coding sequence ATGGAAACATTTACATTCAATACTGCCGAACTGATTGTTTTATCAGCGGCAGGTATTCTTTTTATCATTCAACTTATCTATTATTTTGGCTTGTACAATCGGATACATGCCCATAATAAAGCGGTACGCAAAGAAGAAGTACATTTTTCACGAGAACTGCCTCCGCTGTCCGTCATTCTCTGCGTACGCAATGAGGCTGAAAACCTGCGTAAAATCCTACCAACTATTCTAGAACAAGATTATCCGCAGTTTGAGGTAATTGTCGTCAACGATGCTTCCACAGATGAAACCGAGGATATACTGGGTATGATGGAAGAAAAATATCCTCATCTTTACCATAGTTTTACCCCTGAAAGCGCACGTTATATCAGTCATAAAAAACTGGCCCTGACATTAGGCATTAAAGCCAGTAAACATGATTGGCTGGTATTTACAGAGACAAACTGTATGCCGGCAAGTAACCAGTGGTTAAAGTTGATGGCACGCAATTTCACTCCACAAACTCAAATCGTATTAGGGTATAGCGGTTATGACCGTACAAGAGGATGGCTACACAAACGTACCGCATTTGATACTTTATTCCAATCTTTGCGTTATCTGGGATTCGCCTTAGCCGGAAAAACATATATGGGTATCGGACGTAACTTAGCTTACCGAAAGGAATTGTTTTTCCAGCAGAAAGGATTCTCCAAATACCTGAATCTGCAACGTGGAGAGGATGATCTATTCATCAACGAGTTAGCTACTCCTTCAAACACCCGCGTCGAAACAGACATCAACGCCACCACACGGATAAATCCTGTATATTGCTACAAAGAATGGAAAGAAGAAAAAGTAAGCTATATGGCTACTGCAAAATATTACCAGGGGACGCAACGGTATCTGCTGGGATTTGAGACTTTCTCCCGTCTGTTATTCTACGCTGCTTGTATAATAGGAATTACATTGGGAGTTCTCAATTTACACTGGTTAGCGGCAGGCATTGCACTGTTAATTTGGTTGCTACGCTTCATCTTACAAGCTGTCATCATCAATCAAACAGCTAAAGAAATGGGAGAAGCCCGGAAATACTATTTCTCATTACCGGTATTCGACCTTCTCCAACCTATACAGTCGCTGAATTTCAAACTCTGCCGATTCTTTCGAGGAAAAGGAGATTTCATGAGAAAATAA
- a CDS encoding fucose isomerase: MTIHLISFASILHKQVSLRSSHEAILSEIEKYYTVKFVDYQDMDKLSSDDFKIIFIATGGVERLVIQHFENLPRPTILLADGMQNSLAAALEISTWLRGRGMKSEILHGELPAIILRIHTLYNNFRAQRSLFGKRIGVIGTPSSWLVASNVDYLLAKRRWGIEYIDIPLERIYEHFQQITDEQVGASCAAVASQALACREGTPEDIIKAMRLYRAIKKVCEEEKLEALTLSCFKLIEQIDTTGCLALSLLNDDGIMAGCEGDLQSIFTLLAVKSLTGKDGFMANPSMINARTNELILAHCTIGLKQTERYIIRNHFETEKGIAIQGLLPTGDVTIIKCGGECLDEYYLSTGTLSENTNYINMCRTQVRIRMNTPAEYFLKNPLGNHHILVHGNYEDALNEFFLANACKRTE; encoded by the coding sequence ATGACCATACACCTTATCTCATTCGCCTCAATCCTTCACAAACAAGTTTCGCTACGTAGCTCACACGAAGCTATTTTAAGCGAAATTGAAAAATATTATACCGTAAAGTTTGTTGATTATCAAGATATGGACAAGCTGAGTAGTGATGATTTCAAAATCATTTTTATCGCTACTGGTGGAGTGGAAAGACTGGTCATACAACATTTCGAAAACCTCCCCCGCCCTACCATTTTGCTAGCAGACGGCATGCAAAACTCTCTTGCTGCCGCATTAGAAATCTCCACATGGTTGCGAGGACGTGGAATGAAAAGTGAGATTCTACATGGTGAACTACCAGCTATCATCTTGCGTATCCATACACTTTATAATAATTTCCGGGCACAACGTTCCTTATTCGGCAAACGTATCGGAGTCATCGGAACTCCTTCATCCTGGCTGGTTGCCAGTAATGTTGACTATCTGCTGGCAAAACGCCGTTGGGGTATCGAATACATAGACATTCCGTTGGAACGAATTTATGAACATTTTCAACAAATCACGGATGAACAGGTAGGTGCTTCCTGTGCCGCAGTCGCTTCGCAAGCTCTTGCCTGCCGCGAGGGAACTCCCGAAGATATCATCAAAGCGATGCGGCTATACCGAGCTATCAAGAAGGTATGCGAGGAAGAGAAACTGGAAGCACTGACATTGAGTTGCTTCAAACTGATTGAGCAAATCGACACTACCGGCTGTCTGGCATTGTCCTTACTGAACGACGATGGAATAATGGCGGGCTGCGAAGGTGATCTTCAATCCATATTCACCCTGCTCGCCGTGAAGTCACTGACCGGAAAAGACGGATTCATGGCAAACCCTTCCATGATTAATGCACGTACCAACGAACTTATATTGGCTCACTGTACCATCGGGCTCAAACAAACGGAAAGGTATATTATCCGCAACCATTTCGAAACGGAAAAAGGAATTGCCATCCAGGGATTGCTCCCGACAGGAGACGTTACTATCATAAAGTGCGGCGGCGAATGTCTGGACGAATATTACCTGTCTACCGGGACATTATCCGAAAATACGAATTATATCAATATGTGCCGTACACAAGTACGCATCCGCATGAATACTCCGGCTGAATACTTCCTGAAGAATCCATTGGGCAATCACCATATTCTGGTTCATGGAAACTATGAAGATGCATTGAACGAGTTCTTCCTGGCAAATGCCTGCAAACGAACCGAATAA
- a CDS encoding pyridoxal phosphate-dependent aminotransferase: MPTISIRGNEMPASPIRKLAPLADAAKQRGVHVFHLNIGQPDLPTPQAAIDAIRNIDRKVLEYSPSAGYRSYREKLVGYYAKFNINLTADDIIITSGGSEAVLFSFLSCLNPGDEIIVPEPAYANYMAFAISAGAKIRTIATTIEEGFSLPKVEKFEELINERTKAILICNPNNPTGYLYTRREMNQIRDLVKKYDLFLFSDEVYREFIYTGSPYISACHLEGIENNVVLIDSVSKRYSECGIRIGALITKNKEIRDAVMKFCQARLSPPLIGQIAAEASLDAPEEYSRETYDEYVERRKCLIDGLNRIPGVYSPIPMGAFYTVAKLPVDDSDKFCAWCLSDFEYEGQTVFMAPASGFYTTPGSGINEVRIAYVLKKEDLTRALFVLQKALEAYPGRVD; this comes from the coding sequence ATGCCAACCATATCCATTCGCGGAAATGAGATGCCTGCATCTCCTATCAGAAAACTGGCTCCTTTGGCAGACGCTGCCAAGCAACGCGGAGTCCATGTATTTCACCTGAACATCGGACAGCCTGACCTGCCCACTCCTCAGGCCGCGATTGACGCGATACGCAATATTGACCGCAAAGTGCTGGAATACAGTCCCAGCGCAGGTTACCGTAGCTATCGCGAAAAACTGGTAGGATATTATGCAAAGTTCAATATCAACCTGACGGCAGACGATATAATCATTACATCGGGTGGTTCGGAAGCGGTATTATTTTCTTTCCTTTCCTGCCTGAATCCGGGGGACGAGATTATTGTTCCGGAACCGGCTTATGCCAACTATATGGCATTCGCCATCTCTGCCGGAGCGAAGATTCGCACCATTGCCACGACTATTGAAGAAGGTTTCTCACTTCCGAAAGTGGAGAAGTTTGAAGAGCTGATAAATGAACGCACCAAAGCGATACTGATTTGCAATCCGAATAACCCGACCGGTTATCTGTACACCCGTCGCGAGATGAATCAGATTCGTGACTTGGTGAAGAAGTATGATTTGTTCCTTTTCTCCGACGAAGTATATCGTGAGTTTATCTATACCGGTTCTCCTTATATCTCTGCTTGCCATTTGGAAGGTATCGAGAATAATGTGGTACTGATTGACTCCGTTTCGAAACGTTATTCGGAATGTGGAATCCGTATCGGTGCGCTGATTACCAAGAACAAAGAGATACGTGACGCTGTTATGAAGTTCTGCCAGGCTCGTTTGAGTCCCCCTTTGATTGGACAGATTGCTGCTGAGGCTTCACTGGATGCTCCGGAAGAGTATTCGCGCGAGACGTATGATGAGTACGTGGAACGTCGTAAATGCCTGATTGACGGCTTGAACCGTATTCCGGGTGTTTATTCTCCAATTCCGATGGGCGCTTTTTATACAGTGGCAAAACTTCCGGTAGATGATTCGGACAAGTTCTGTGCCTGGTGTCTTTCGGACTTCGAATACGAAGGACAGACGGTATTCATGGCTCCGGCTTCCGGCTTCTATACGACTCCAGGTTCCGGCATCAACGAAGTCCGTATCGCTTACGTATTGAAGAAAGAAGATTTAACCCGTGCGCTTTTTGTCTTGCAGAAGGCTTTGGAAGCGTATCCGGGAAGAGTGGATTAA
- a CDS encoding sialidase family protein — MKMSKKIFIIFSMILLWIPDISLGKDIRFELERPVIPVLVKKQINPTVKATLIQTNSRPYTIRQIDVDLQESTDLSDILSVAVYGTHKNGLIDESRLICKPMPAARKISFTDNIQVKDDSLSFWIAVTLKDTVPLTHRISVNCSRIKTSRGELKVSNKEAIPLRVGVALRQKGQDGIVSSRIPGLATSNNGTLLAIFDARYDLARDLQGNIDIALHRSFDKGLTWQPIQTVLDMGEWGGLPQKFNGVSDACILVDKNTNDIYIAGLWMHGALDDNGKWIEGLNENSTYWIHQWRKKGSQPGIGLKETCQFLITKSTDDGLTWSFPDNITGKTKRPEWWLFAPAPGQGITLADGTLVFPTQGRDDKGAAFSNITYSKDHGKTWTTSNPAYSNVTECNAAQLSDGTVMLNMRDNRNRGNKEVNGRRICTTTDLGETWTEHLTSRKALVEPTCMASLHRHDYTVDGEKKSILLFANPSDYKTRDKLTLKVSFDDGMTWPEKYWILFDQYRSAGYSSITSIDENSIGILYESSQANMAFIKIDLAEILNR, encoded by the coding sequence ATGAAAATGAGTAAGAAAATATTTATCATATTTTCGATGATTTTGCTATGGATACCAGATATATCTTTGGGTAAAGATATAAGGTTCGAACTGGAAAGGCCTGTCATCCCTGTTTTGGTCAAAAAGCAGATTAATCCGACTGTTAAGGCAACTTTGATTCAAACAAACAGCCGTCCTTACACTATCCGGCAGATTGATGTCGACTTGCAAGAAAGTACCGACTTGTCTGATATCCTTTCTGTTGCGGTATATGGAACTCATAAAAACGGGCTGATAGATGAATCCCGTCTGATATGTAAACCGATGCCCGCTGCACGGAAGATATCTTTTACAGATAATATACAAGTGAAAGATGATTCCTTGTCTTTTTGGATAGCAGTGACATTGAAGGATACGGTTCCACTGACACACCGCATTAGTGTGAATTGCAGCCGGATAAAAACCAGCCGGGGAGAACTGAAAGTCTCGAATAAGGAGGCTATTCCCCTAAGAGTGGGAGTGGCATTAAGACAGAAAGGACAGGATGGTATCGTTTCTTCACGTATTCCGGGATTGGCTACCAGTAACAACGGAACTCTGCTGGCTATATTTGATGCCCGTTATGATTTGGCTCGCGATTTGCAGGGAAACATAGATATCGCTCTTCATCGTAGCTTTGACAAAGGACTGACATGGCAACCCATCCAGACGGTGTTGGATATGGGAGAATGGGGAGGACTTCCGCAAAAGTTTAATGGAGTGAGTGATGCGTGCATCCTTGTGGATAAAAACACAAATGATATTTATATAGCCGGATTGTGGATGCACGGTGCATTGGATGATAATGGCAAGTGGATAGAGGGCTTGAATGAAAACAGTACTTACTGGATACACCAGTGGCGAAAGAAGGGCTCACAACCCGGAATCGGTCTGAAAGAGACCTGTCAGTTCCTGATAACTAAAAGCACGGATGACGGACTGACATGGAGTTTCCCCGATAATATAACTGGTAAAACCAAACGTCCTGAATGGTGGTTGTTTGCTCCGGCTCCCGGACAAGGAATAACACTGGCGGATGGTACTTTGGTCTTTCCTACACAAGGACGTGATGATAAGGGAGCAGCATTCTCCAATATTACATATAGTAAAGACCACGGAAAGACATGGACAACCAGCAATCCGGCTTATTCGAATGTGACGGAATGTAATGCAGCCCAATTAAGTGACGGTACTGTAATGCTGAATATGCGCGATAACAGAAACCGGGGGAATAAAGAAGTGAATGGCCGGAGAATCTGTACGACAACAGACTTGGGCGAGACATGGACAGAGCATCTCACGTCACGAAAAGCATTGGTGGAACCGACGTGTATGGCAAGTTTACATCGCCATGATTATACTGTGGACGGAGAAAAGAAAAGCATACTATTATTTGCCAATCCCAGTGATTATAAGACACGGGATAAATTGACCTTGAAAGTTAGTTTTGACGACGGAATGACATGGCCTGAGAAATACTGGATTCTGTTTGACCAATATCGTAGTGCAGGTTATTCCAGCATCACGTCAATAGATGAAAATTCAATAGGGATATTATATGAAAGCAGTCAGGCAAATATGGCTTTTATTAAAATTGATTTGGCGGAAATTTTAAACAGGTAG
- a CDS encoding helix-turn-helix domain-containing protein, producing the protein MPLLYNFDIDTPEELLTILAQNLQQRRLEKGLSRDALSILSGVPVPTIAKFEQKHTISLASYVALAKALGYSKAIKGLLAEPLYNTMEELDTINRNKNRKRGRNEIDK; encoded by the coding sequence ATGCCTTTGCTTTACAATTTCGACATAGATACCCCGGAAGAATTGCTGACTATATTAGCGCAAAATCTTCAACAACGCCGGTTAGAAAAAGGTCTGTCAAGGGATGCTTTATCCATATTGAGCGGAGTTCCTGTGCCAACAATCGCAAAGTTCGAACAAAAGCATACCATATCTTTGGCTTCGTACGTGGCGCTGGCAAAAGCATTAGGCTATTCTAAAGCCATCAAAGGGCTGCTAGCAGAGCCACTTTATAACACTATGGAAGAGTTGGATACTATTAACCGAAACAAAAACAGAAAGAGAGGGCGTAATGAAATTGATAAATAA
- a CDS encoding AI-2E family transporter, whose amino-acid sequence MSTKEQYWKYSLIVIILFMGIIIFRQISPFLGGLLGALTIYILVRGQMRYLVEKRKLKRGLSALLITAETIFVFLIPLGLTVWMIVNKLQDINLDPQTYIAPIQQVAEFIKEKTGYDVLGKDTLTFIVSMLPRIGQIIMESISSLAINLFVMIFVLYFMLIGGQKMEAYVNDILPFNESNTQEVTNEINMIVRSNAIGIPLLAIIQGGVAMIGYFLFGAPNILMLGFLTCFATIIPMVGTALVWLPVAAYLAISGDWFNAIGIAAYGAIVVSQSDNLIRFILQKKMADTHPLITIFGVVIGLPIFGFMGVIFGPLLLSLFFLFVNMFKKEYLDLRNNLPSR is encoded by the coding sequence ATGAGCACCAAAGAACAATACTGGAAATATTCCCTCATTGTCATCATCCTATTTATGGGAATCATCATCTTCCGACAAATCTCTCCTTTCCTGGGAGGATTATTGGGAGCACTCACTATTTATATTCTTGTACGCGGACAGATGAGATATCTGGTAGAAAAACGAAAGCTAAAACGTGGCCTAAGTGCTTTACTGATCACTGCAGAAACTATTTTTGTCTTCCTTATTCCCTTGGGACTGACCGTCTGGATGATAGTAAATAAGCTACAAGATATCAATCTGGACCCACAAACGTATATCGCACCGATCCAACAAGTAGCCGAATTTATCAAAGAGAAAACAGGATATGATGTATTAGGAAAAGATACATTGACATTCATTGTCTCCATGCTTCCCCGTATCGGACAAATCATAATGGAGAGTATCAGCAGTCTCGCCATCAACCTGTTCGTCATGATCTTTGTACTTTATTTCATGTTGATCGGAGGACAAAAAATGGAAGCATACGTCAACGACATTCTGCCATTTAACGAGAGCAATACTCAAGAAGTGACCAACGAAATCAATATGATTGTTCGTTCCAATGCCATCGGTATTCCCTTGCTGGCTATCATTCAGGGAGGAGTAGCCATGATCGGTTATTTTCTTTTCGGAGCACCCAACATATTGATGCTGGGATTTCTGACCTGCTTTGCAACCATTATTCCAATGGTAGGTACCGCACTGGTATGGTTGCCGGTAGCCGCTTATCTTGCCATAAGCGGAGACTGGTTCAATGCTATCGGAATTGCCGCTTACGGAGCTATCGTCGTGTCACAATCAGATAACCTGATCCGGTTTATTCTTCAAAAGAAAATGGCAGATACGCATCCGCTTATCACCATTTTCGGAGTAGTCATCGGTCTACCGATATTTGGGTTTATGGGAGTGATCTTCGGTCCGCTATTGCTTTCGCTATTCTTCCTTTTTGTGAATATGTTTAAGAAAGAATATCTGGACTTACGAAATAACCTCCCGTCGAGATGA
- a CDS encoding DNA-binding protein yields MAYYDFKKKPALTTKEGEKDVLYPSIVFNGTINTKQLLKQLVARTGYKPGVVEGTLMELVDLVGEYIGQGYRVEVGEFGYFSGKIKSRLVKDKKDLRSPSIQFNGVNFLASKTFKKKATGKLERAQKLFFQVSSQLDDEELKRILLEHVNRYGFITRTTYTELTGRLKNKALEDLKRFAKEGIICKMGRGNQMLFVKNQEDSQTEPNR; encoded by the coding sequence ATGGCATATTACGACTTTAAGAAGAAACCGGCTCTCACTACAAAAGAGGGAGAAAAGGATGTGTTGTACCCCAGCATCGTATTTAACGGCACTATCAACACCAAACAACTATTGAAACAACTCGTTGCCCGCACCGGATACAAACCGGGAGTGGTAGAAGGTACACTAATGGAACTTGTAGACCTCGTGGGAGAATACATAGGACAAGGCTACCGGGTAGAAGTAGGTGAGTTCGGTTATTTTTCCGGAAAAATAAAATCCCGACTGGTGAAAGATAAAAAGGATCTGCGTTCACCTTCCATTCAATTCAACGGAGTGAATTTTCTTGCTTCCAAAACATTCAAAAAGAAAGCAACGGGTAAACTGGAACGGGCTCAAAAACTATTTTTTCAAGTTTCAAGCCAACTGGATGACGAAGAACTGAAAAGAATACTACTTGAACACGTCAACCGATATGGATTCATCACGCGCACTACATATACCGAACTGACCGGACGACTGAAAAATAAAGCATTGGAGGATTTAAAGCGGTTTGCCAAAGAAGGTATAATCTGTAAAATGGGACGTGGAAATCAAATGCTTTTTGTGAAAAACCAAGAGGATAGTCAAACAGAGCCGAATAGATAA
- a CDS encoding FadR/GntR family transcriptional regulator encodes MKIEINQTTLIDQVEDSLLTYFKKNDLRRGDSIPNENNLAAELGVARSVVREALSRLKMMGLIHARPRKGMVLTEPSILGGMKRVIDPRVLSEETILDLLDFRIALEIGISSDIFRKITPKDIEQLSEIVKMGIVFENNEYALISESAFHTKLYEITGNKIISEFQEIIHPILVYVKEKFKDYLKPINIEMSKSGKIATHADLLDFIKKGDEKGYRDAIERHFEVYKIFKVNRSQELMAEKENDEKVEGI; translated from the coding sequence ATGAAGATAGAAATTAATCAAACAACATTGATTGATCAGGTGGAAGACAGTCTGCTTACTTACTTTAAAAAGAATGACTTAAGACGTGGAGATTCAATTCCTAATGAGAATAATCTGGCTGCAGAATTAGGAGTTGCAAGGAGTGTTGTCAGAGAAGCATTAAGTCGTTTGAAAATGATGGGACTGATTCATGCACGTCCTCGCAAAGGAATGGTTCTGACCGAACCTTCTATTTTAGGAGGGATGAAAAGAGTGATAGATCCTCGTGTTTTGAGTGAAGAAACTATTTTAGATCTGTTAGATTTCAGAATTGCACTTGAAATAGGAATATCAAGTGATATTTTTCGTAAGATCACTCCTAAAGATATTGAACAGTTAAGCGAGATAGTGAAAATGGGAATTGTTTTTGAGAATAATGAATACGCATTGATCAGTGAATCGGCTTTTCATACGAAACTATATGAGATCACTGGAAATAAAATAATATCCGAATTTCAGGAAATCATTCATCCTATACTTGTCTATGTGAAAGAAAAATTCAAAGATTACTTGAAACCTATAAATATAGAAATGAGCAAAAGTGGTAAAATAGCTACTCATGCTGACTTGCTGGATTTTATAAAAAAAGGGGATGAAAAAGGATATCGGGACGCCATCGAAAGACATTTTGAGGTTTATAAGATTTTCAAGGTCAATCGGAGTCAGGAGTTGATGGCGGAAAAAGAAAATGATGAAAAGGTAGAAGGGATATGA